One window from the genome of Lutra lutra chromosome X, mLutLut1.2, whole genome shotgun sequence encodes:
- the TCEAL6 gene encoding transcription elongation factor A protein-like 6 isoform X2, which yields MEKLYNENEGKLEIEGKPEDEVEPEDEGKSDEEEKLEMEGKPGHEGKLQNKGQPDNGGQPEDEGKQEKQGMSNNEGKPHGEGKPESLAKAESEPRAAEKRPAEDYVPRKAKRKTDRGTDDSPKDYQEDLQERHLGSEEMVRECGDMSRAQEELRKKQKMGGFHWMQRDVQDPFAPRGQRGVRGVRGGGRGQRGLHDIPYL from the coding sequence ATGGAAAAACTCtacaatgaaaatgaaggaaagctGGAAATTGAGGGAAAGCCTGAAGATGAAGTAGAGCCTGAAGATGAAGGAAAATCAGATGAGGAAGAAAAGCTGGAAATGGAAGGGAAGCCAGGGCATGAGGGAAAGCTCCAGAATAAGGGACAACCAGATAATGGGGGACAACCAGAAGatgaaggaaagcaagaaaagcaGGGCATGTCCAACAATGAGGGAAAACCACACGGTGAGGGCAAGCCAGAATCCCTGGCAAAGGCTGAGAGTGAACCACGGGCTGCCGAAAAGCGCCCAGCTGAAGATTACGTGCccaggaaagcaaaaagaaaaacagacaggGGGACAGATGATTCCCCCAAGGACTATCAGGAGGACTTACAGGAAAGGCACTTGGGCAGTGAGGAGATGGTGAGAGAATGTGGAGATATGTCAAGGGCTCAGGAAGagctaagaaaaaaacagaaaatgggtGGTTTTCACTGGATGCAAAGAGATGTACAAGATCCATTTGCCCCAAGGGGGCAGCGGGGTGTCAGGGGCGTGAGGGGCGGAGGTAGGGGACAAAGAGGCTTACATGATATCCCATATCTTTAA